The region CGAAGTCTGGAGCTCGTATGCCAACGCAACGGGGGAGGACACGCTGCGTTTCCGCTATGACGGCTCCGCCCTGACGCCGGGAGAACAGTACTTCTGGCGCGTCTCCAGCGTGACCTCCGCCAACGGGAAACCCAACGGCATCTCCGGTGCACAGACTTTCGTCGCCGACGACTGAGCGCTTCGCGGGTCTGCCCGCGATAATGTATATTTTCCGAGCCACCGACTTCTGCCCACAAAGCTCCCGGGAAAGCCGTGTTCCAGACACTCCGCGTATTCCGCGCCTGTGCCTTTCTGCTTTTGGTCCTCTTGTCCGTTTCCTCGGCGCAGCAGGACAGCAGCAGGACAGCGGACGCTGCAACGGACAGTCTGCAGACAGGGGGTCCCGGCAGCATTTCCCTGGGATTCGAACGTAACGTCAACACCTTTCTCTGGGATCTGGGAGGAAATTACCGCTACGAAAATGGTCCCTGGCGTCTGACGGCGGACGAACGCTTTCAGCGCACGCTGATACGCACCGACCGCAGTACCGTCAAAGATGAGCAGAGTTTTCGTCTCGACGCTTCACGCGACCTCGCACGCGATCTGGCGGTAACCACGTCTTTCTCTTCCTTCATTTTTTCCGACAATCGCGCACTGGGACTCAACGACCTCTCCACGAGCAAGGCTCTCGGGGGTGTTCGCTGGTCACCGCTCAGCGTGCTGGAAGTAGCACCGATGGCAGGGGTGAGCGTGGATAATCAGCAGGGAATCGAGGACATGGGATTCATGTACACGGGACGCGCGACGCTCCGCGACCTGTTTATCGGACGCAGCATGGCACAGGGCGAACTGTATGCCTCAGCTGAGTACATCGATCCGCGCTTTCAGTCCGAACAGCGGGGCAGTGCCGAGCTGCTGGCCAACTTCGGTCCCTCAACCATGAACCATACGCAGCTCACCATACGTAACGTCCGGCGGGAATTCTACCTCGCGTATGATTCCACACTGGAGGCCCAGACAGGCATCGGACACCCGATTGAATCGCGGGACGAACGCGTGGTCACACTCAGCAATACCCTGCGCTATCAGTTACTGGAGACGCTCGGACTCATTGCGTCGATCGATCTTTCCCAGCGTGATATCGCGCGTGCGCGACCGCACAACCGCGTGAATGACGAGAACCCCTTTTTCGATAACGACATCAGTGAATTCCACCTGAACGGATCGACACAGCTGATGTATGACAATGGAGACGGGAGTCGTGGAAGCTTTCGCATGGAATTCAACGAGCGGGATGAGCAGCACAGCATTGACCCGTTCGAAGGCGCTTCGACCGTCAGCATCGCACGGCAGGAACTGCTCGAGGAACAGAAAAACAACTCGATAGAGCAGACGCAGCTGTCACTGAATTTTTCGCAGGCCGTCAGCCGCAGCGATACGCTCTCACTCTCCGCATCGACTGTGAAAATGCAGTATGACACACCGAGTGAGGAAAACTACGATGATCGCGATGAGCTGTTCGTTCTTGCGGGCATCCGCTGGGTACACCGTTTCTCCCCGTATTTTCAGGCTTCGCTGGCCAGTGATATCAACTTGCGTCACACCGTATTCATCTTTTCCGAACGCAGTGCGAATAACACCTGGAACCGCGTCCTGCGCCTCGCACCGTCAACGGAATTGCGTCTCGGACGCGGTGTCGTGAGCCGCAACTCTGCGGAAGTCGTCGCGAACTACACGGTGTATGATTTCGAAACCGCATCGCTGGCACAGCGCAGCTTTTCCCTGCGGCAGCTGACGCTGAGTGATTCGACGCTCATTCATCTCGGCAGCGATTACTGGGCGGAAATTCAGCTGCATATGCGCGTGTATGAACGCGGGGAGTTGCGCTGGTCGGCATTTACCGTGCGTCCCGTCCAGTTCTTCGATGAACGAAGCATGTCGTTGTCGCTGCTCTGCCTGCGCGGAACCGTGCAGGCTTCGACAGGCCTGCGGCTGTTTGAGCAGCGCCGCTACCGGTATGACGGACTCGACCGCGTGCGCAGCGGTCTTCTGCAGAGCCTGGGTCCAACCGCCAGCCTGCGGCTGCGTATGGCCGACAGCGCCGATATCGTTGCTGAAGGGTGGTATCAGCTGACGCGGGAAGACGGCGGAGAGACACGCAGCACGCCGAATCTCTCGCTGCGGCTTTTCTGGAATCTGTAACGAGGATTTTCTACTTTAATGATCATATTTCCATTGAGGAGACCGCGACCCTGAGCAAGCCCGTGATGACAAAATCCATCAGCATCCCAAGCGTACGCAGCAATATCAATCTGGTCGAGGCGTTCATTCTGGAAATCCACGATGCCATGACCCTTGAGGAATCCGTACTCGACCGCATCATGATATCGATTACGGAAGTCGTCAACAACGGTATCATTCACGGCAACAAATCCGATCCGGAAAAGAAAGTCCACATCAGCTGCAGCTGCTATGAGGATCGTGTCGACTTTGTCATTCGCGATGAAGGGACAGGCTTTCACCCGGAAGACATCCCCGACCCGCTCGCAGAAACCAACCTGCTCAAGGAAGGCGGGCGCGGTGTGCTTATTGTCCGTTCGATGATGGACTCCGTTGAATTCCATCAAACCGACGGAGGGATGGAAGTCCATCTCTCCGTGCGACGCTCAGAAGACTGAGTCC is a window of bacterium DNA encoding:
- a CDS encoding ATP-binding protein codes for the protein MTKSISIPSVRSNINLVEAFILEIHDAMTLEESVLDRIMISITEVVNNGIIHGNKSDPEKKVHISCSCYEDRVDFVIRDEGTGFHPEDIPDPLAETNLLKEGGRGVLIVRSMMDSVEFHQTDGGMEVHLSVRRSED